The following DNA comes from Lentibacillus sp. Marseille-P4043.
CAGTTGATCCAAGTGTTATTCCGTTAGGCTCAGAAGTTTATGTTGAAGGCTATGGTTATGCAACTGCAGCAGATGTTGGTAGTGCAATCCAAGGTCATAAGATTGATGTTTATGTACCAAGTAAAAACGAAGCCAATCAATGGGGCGTTCGATCAGTTGACGTAACAATAATTAAATAGATAAAACAATTTCATACACGAATCTTAAGCAAATAAACGGGAAAGCGTCTATATATAGATGCTTTCCCGTTTATTTTTCAAAGTAAAACCTAGAATTCAAGATTGTATTGTCGTGTTTGTCTGGTTAGGCTCAATTGTATCATCAGATTTTGAAATTGTTTGAGTGTATCCAACTATACTAAACCCAAGAATCAAAACAAAAAATAGAGCAATTAATAGTTTTTTCATCGAATGTTTACCTCACTTTTTAATCTACATTTAGTATAATGAAAAATCCGCAATTTAACCATTGATTTCTGTGACATTTTTTGAGGTAAATCTTACAAAAATGAAAGCTGTTTTGTAAAAGATTGGTCCTCCGATTACCCGCCCCATCGAAAACATTTGTTGTTTTTGCATAATAGATATAGAATGCGCAATAATTACCGCTACGGAAATACACTTCGCTTTCCGGGGGCGGCTGTTGAGCTTCTCGTGCTAACGCACTGCGGGGTCTCACCTAGGCCTTTCCTCCCCCAGGAGTCTCCGTGTATTTCCTCCGCTGGTGCTAGTGCGTTGCAATCCAATATCTATTGATGGATTAAATAACAAAAATTATAATCCATTTTTAATATAGTTGATTTCCGTTCCGGGCAGTCGACTCCTGCGGGAACAGCACGTGTCTGAAGACCCCGCAGCGGCGATTTTCCGCGAGGAGGCTGAAGCCGTGCCCGCGGAAAGCGACTGCCCGGAACGGAAATCAACGGAGCACTTACTTCGCATTCAAATTCCTCAATGCAGGATTAGCACAGCACTTATCTTATAAAAGATGAATGGAAGTCACGCTAAAGTTGTGTCACATTTTATATCAACTACGAATTAAAAAGCAACAAACATTACGGAGCTGATATGAAAGATACATATCATCGGTTTAAAGCTTTGTAACATTTTCGTATGACGAACCAATAGAACCGCATAATACAAATGTGGATACGTTTATTTTATGTTATTAAACAAAATCAATCATCTATGGTAAACTTATATAAGTGTGATATAGTTTTTAAACCGCTTACATATGAAGGAGGAACTACAGGTGACTAGTAAAGCATTAAATGCCTTTTTAAATGAAAATATTGCTGACTTAAAAGAACGTGGTCTATATAATGAAATTGATCCTGTCGAAGGGGCAAATGGACCAGTTATAACCATTAATGGAAAGGAATTAATTAACCTTTCATCTAACAATTATTTAGGGCTTGCAACGGATGACCGCTTAAAAAAAGTTGCTAAAGATGCAGTCGATTCACATGGTGTTGGGGCGGGTGCTGTCCGAACGATTAATGGAACGCTCGATCTTCACCTTGAATTAGAAAAAAAATTAGCTGAATTTAAAGGAACTGAAGCAGCTATTTCTTTCCAATCAGGGTTTAATTGTAACATGGCGGCAATTTCTGCGGTTATGGATAAAAATGATGCGATCCTTTCCGATGAGTTAAATCACGCATCGATTATTGATGGTTGCCGTTTATCGAAGGCTAAAATCATCCGGGTTAATCACTCTGATATGGATGACCTTCGTAAAAAAGCGAAAGAGGCCGTTGAATCTGGACAATACAATAAAATTATGGTTATTACGGATGGTGTATTCTCTATGGATGGGGATATTGCTAACCTTCCGGGAATTGTTGAAGTTGCGGAAGAGTTTGATCTAATCACCTATGTCGATGATGCACATGGATCAGGTGTATTAGGAAAAGGTGCCGGTACAGTGAAGCATTTCGGCTTGCAGGATAAAATTGACTTCCAAATGGGGACACTTTCCAAAGCAATCGGTGTTATCGGTGGATATGTTGCAGGTAAAGCTAATTTAATTGACTGGTTAAAAGTTCGCTCACGTCCATTTTTATTTTCTACAGCCGTTACACCAGCTGATGCAGCTGCAGCGACGAAAGCGATCGAATTGTTAATGGAAAGTACCGAATTAAATGAAAAGCTTTGGGAAAACAGTAACTACTTAAAAGAAGGCTTGAAAAAATTAGGGTTTGACATCGGACATAGTGAAACACCGATTACGCCATGTATAATTGGCGATGAAAAGGACACCCAGAAATTTAGTAAAAAACTTAATGAAGCTGGTGTTTACGCAAAGTCAATCGTCTTCCCAACTGTCCCAAAAGGAACTGGACGAGTGCGCAATATGCCAACAGCAGCACATACAAAGGAAATGCTTGATGACGCACTAGCTATTTATGAAAAAGTTGGTAAGGAAATGGGTCTTATCTAAATTAATTGTCCCAAAAATCCCAAGGCGATATAGTTCAACGATTAACATTTGGTGATTTTTGACAACCTTTTAAAGCTAAATCGATCCAATCAGATAGATGAGGAGTAAAATGGAATGAAGAAGATTTTAGTCACTGGTGCTCTTGGACAAATCGGTTCAGAGCTTGTAGCAAAACTTCGCGAAACATATGGTACAGCAAATGTAATTGGAACAGATATAAAGGAAATGGCCGGAAATACAGGCCCGTTTGAAATTGTCGATGTAACGGATGCCGACCGCTTATTTTCAGTTGCTAAGGAGCATAATGTCGATACGATTATGCATTTGGCAGCATTATTATCAGCCAAAGCAGAAGAGATCCCCAAAAAAGCGTGGGATTTAAATATGGGTGGGCTTGTAAATGCATTAGAAGTAGCACGTGAGCTTGACCTCAAGTTTTTTACACCTAGTTCAATTGGTGCATTTGGTCCAACAACACCAAAAGATAATACACCACAGGAGACGATTCAACGCCCAACAACGATGTATGGTGTTAACAAAGTAGCGGGTGAGCTGCTTTGTGACTATTACTATTATCGCTATGGTGTGGATACAAGAGGGGTCCGTTATCCTGGTTTGATCTCGCATGTCACTCCACCTGGTGGCGGAACAACTGATTATGCTGTGGAAATTTATTATGAAGCAATCAAACATAAAACATATACATCCTATATTGCGGAAAACACGTATATGGATATGATGTATATGCCGGATGCATTGAACGCGATCATTCAGTTAATGGAAGCTGATCCAAGCAAATTAAAGCATCGCAATGCGTTTAATATTTCTGCCATTTCTGCAGCACCGGAAGATTTTGCAAAGGCGATTAAGAAGCATATTCCGGAGTTTTCGCTTCAATATGATGTGGATCCGGGACGCCAGAAAATAGCGGAGAGTTGGCCAAACAGTATTGACTCATCAGCAGCAACAGAAGAATGGGGTTTTAAAGCAGCATATGACATTGATACGATGACCAAGGATATGCTGGAGAAGCTATCGGTAGCAAAATAATAGTGGGACCTTCTTAAATTAGTAAGTAGTTCTGAAATTGTAAATAACAGTATCAATCGACTGTGGAAATAGTCACTTGTATAACAGTATGAATTGAACAAGAAAACGCTTGGAAAATTCCAAGCGTTTTCTAATTAGGAAACGTTTCTTCTTCAACTAAAGCAACCTGTTAATAAAAGTGTGAAAGTTAAATGATTATTAAAAAGGGGACTGTACTGTGATGTGATTAGAGTTATTTTATCAGATCTTTTATATTTAACCGAACATCATCCAAAACTTTAGAGTTAACTTTTCCAAATTTTTTCCTGATGATATCTTTGGAAAGTGTGTAAACTTTATCTGCCCTAATTTCAGATGTAACTTTAAGTTCACCTTCATTTAGATCTTTTGATTCAATTTTCACAGAATAATCCAGATTTTTCAATTGTGACGTAATAGCTACTACAACTATATCCTCCGTTGTTTTATTGTAATGATTACTTGAAATAACTAATACAGGGCGCTGCTTTTTATTTGTTAAGTTGCTGAATGGAACTGGTATTAAAAACGATATCACCCTGTTTATACATTGTTCCAAACCTCATCGTCGATATCATTGTTCCAAAAATCTAGACTGCTTTCACTAGTTTTTTTTAAATCCTTAGATAAACTATTTTCCCTCTTGACTTTTAAATATTCAGCGAAGTCTAAAACTTTATCTACTTCTT
Coding sequences within:
- a CDS encoding glycine C-acetyltransferase, with amino-acid sequence MTSKALNAFLNENIADLKERGLYNEIDPVEGANGPVITINGKELINLSSNNYLGLATDDRLKKVAKDAVDSHGVGAGAVRTINGTLDLHLELEKKLAEFKGTEAAISFQSGFNCNMAAISAVMDKNDAILSDELNHASIIDGCRLSKAKIIRVNHSDMDDLRKKAKEAVESGQYNKIMVITDGVFSMDGDIANLPGIVEVAEEFDLITYVDDAHGSGVLGKGAGTVKHFGLQDKIDFQMGTLSKAIGVIGGYVAGKANLIDWLKVRSRPFLFSTAVTPADAAAATKAIELLMESTELNEKLWENSNYLKEGLKKLGFDIGHSETPITPCIIGDEKDTQKFSKKLNEAGVYAKSIVFPTVPKGTGRVRNMPTAAHTKEMLDDALAIYEKVGKEMGLI
- a CDS encoding L-threonine 3-dehydrogenase; the protein is MKKILVTGALGQIGSELVAKLRETYGTANVIGTDIKEMAGNTGPFEIVDVTDADRLFSVAKEHNVDTIMHLAALLSAKAEEIPKKAWDLNMGGLVNALEVARELDLKFFTPSSIGAFGPTTPKDNTPQETIQRPTTMYGVNKVAGELLCDYYYYRYGVDTRGVRYPGLISHVTPPGGGTTDYAVEIYYEAIKHKTYTSYIAENTYMDMMYMPDALNAIIQLMEADPSKLKHRNAFNISAISAAPEDFAKAIKKHIPEFSLQYDVDPGRQKIAESWPNSIDSSAATEEWGFKAAYDIDTMTKDMLEKLSVAK
- a CDS encoding type II toxin-antitoxin system PemK/MazF family toxin — protein: MEQCINRVISFLIPVPFSNLTNKKQRPVLVISSNHYNKTTEDIVVVAITSQLKNLDYSVKIESKDLNEGELKVTSEIRADKVYTLSKDIIRKKFGKVNSKVLDDVRLNIKDLIK
- a CDS encoding DUF2281 domain-containing protein, producing the protein MNTAKQRLLKIIEEIPEQEVDKVLDFAEYLKVKRENSLSKDLKKTSESSLDFWNNDIDDEVWNNV